The Alnus glutinosa chromosome 8, dhAlnGlut1.1, whole genome shotgun sequence DNA segment TTAGTGGAGttttttaacaattaattttgtgttcttaATGATCCACAagtgatgatttattttttgttcttattgttgGAGTGTTAATTATTAGCTGATGAGCTGTCCAAATGAATTCTATGTGCttggaaaaaactaaaaatggaaaaaaagatGAACACGGTCCTTTAATTTGTCAGCCTCTGCCATTCTTTATTGTAGTCGCTTCTTATGTCATGCAATGTGCACCTTACCACCATTTGTTTTAGCAATCACCAAAATAATTATCCCATTGTAAATCCCTTTGTTTTAGCaatcatcaaaataattatCCCACTGTAAATCCCTTTGTGTGGTTCTTCATCCTGAATTATTGTTACAGCGTGAAGGCAAAGCCTTGCCTGAAGCATCACTGCCGTTTCACCGTGCAATGCCAAGCTTGACCCATATGGCTTTGGTTGAACTAGAGAAGGCTGGTGTTTTGAAGTTTCTTATTAGTCAGGTATGGTTACACGATTTCATTCTTTAGCTATATACTGATATTATCCCACTGGGAGATTCTTTAACTCGAACTTTGATTGATGAGTGCTTAATCTAGTTTCATTCtccttcaaattttttctttcttttgatgcTCGCCTGAGCCATAACTTCATGctattaattgttatttttgagaatatttttgtcGTCCCATGACTAAAATGGGCTGAGAGGAATGTTCATGTATTTTTGCTATTTGGAACAGCTCAGACATAATACTGACACTATGTTTACATTCTGGGTTTTTGCTCACCTTGGGTTGGCATACATAATTCTTTTCTCAATCATGCTAAGTGCAAAATAATGTCAAATGGCATAAATACTTCATCCATTTCTCGTGTCTTTTAGCGTTGCATTCCGTCATATGAGTCATTATGTAGCATTATATTAAAACATATGAATTTTTACTTTTCTGATTTCATCTCTTACAACTTATTGCATTTAAATGCTAGAATGTTGATGGCCTCCATCTTCggtctggaattccaagggagAAACTTGCTGAGTTGCATGGGAACTCCTTTATGGAAGCTTGCCCTTCATGTGGAGTCGAGTAAGACTAGATATTTTGGTTGAAACTGATTTCGTAATTACATTGTGTCTCCATTCTTTGAATGTTTCTCCTTTCTTTATTTGGGGCTCATTGTATTCTGCTTAAGTTGAtatttggtttgaaaaagtagTCACTTGTTGATGctcttattattatatttggaAATCTGTCTTCCATTTGTGAAGTTCCAAAATTATTAGCGCATGTCTAGGTACTTGCGGGATTTTGAGGTGGAAACTATTGGTTTGAAGGAGACATCAAGACGTTGTTCTGATGTAAAATGTGGAGCAAAACTTAAGGATACAGTTCTGGACTGGGAGGTActatattctttattttctttgttgcaTTTTAGTTGAggttcaaaattaaaaattataattggtTTTTAGTGGGTTGCTTGGTTATGGCTTTTCAAACTAATTGATTTGTTTGTAATGCAAATATATTAAATACTGGGAAAGGCATGTTAGACATAGATCTTTTTAGGTTTCAAGGAATGTAAAATCTAATCCAAATATGAAGCAGTGACCTCAAATTTTAATATTAGTAGACAATGGAATGACCTTTTTCAACTGGTTTGAGACAAAATATCTTGTTCTGAAGCTGGATTATGGGCCAACTTAGTTCAACTTCAATCCCCTAATATCAAATAACCAAAGATTGATTATAATCGTCATGTTTTATGCAGGGAAGCATTCTCTTCTTGTACTTACTATATGGAGTAGTTTCCCTAACTGCCTATCTATGAAATTCATGAGTAACAGCTTATTTTTGGACAGTCACAATTCCCTTTTGGTTAAGCTTTGCCATTGTGCCATTTCTTTGAaacattataaaagcttttgaGGTCAGAGCATGAGTAAAAGTTCATATTTGATTCTCCATTTTTTGCCTAACCTATGAAATCTAGTTTGAGATACATGAAAGTAAAAAGGTTGCCAAAGTCCCATTGACATCTTTCATTCCTGAAGCTCTTTTTATCAACCTTGAAGCCAATAAAGCATAATTAGTAGTCTGTATTAAATGCTCTTTTCCCatcattttaaatttatgtaAAGGTTTGTATAATATTGTAGGTAGGAGAAGGATGAAAGAGTTAGTCGTATTTTAGTTATTGAATGGAGTTGTTCATGCCACACTGGTTGTAAAATTATTATCATGTAAAGAGGAATTgaacttattatttttatatgaagTGACAATAGTATACTATATCATGTATAGGAATGGATAGATGTTTTGGTTCGACAATTAAATCATTCTGAGAACATTCTATAGCCaagtttgaagaaaaatttggacACTGGATACTCACTATGCTTGCATCAAGTCTGTATAGCATTTGTTTTGTGGTTCTTTTGCAGGGGGAGGTTTTGTGTGTTGACCCATCTAAAATAATCTACAGGCTAAAAAATAGGGAAGGAAATTGGATGGCACCAAtggctaatttttttaatttcttcaaagcacatttcgctgagaaatctctctctctctctctctctctacaggATGCCTTACCCCCAAAGGAGATGGATCCTGCTGAGAAGCACTGCAGGATGGCTGATGTTGTATTATGTTTGGGGACGAGGTAAGAGCACGGTTCTTTACTTGACAGTACTACATTCTCTTTTTCATTCTCAGCTTGTCTTGTATGAGAAATTCTTAAAGCTGGGCCCCATGATTGAAGAGCCATTGAGCCCCTGTTCTGAATCTTTTCAattcatgttttgtttttaatttgtgtGCATGATTTCTCCTTGCAGTTTGCAAATAACTCCAGCATGTAACCTTCCTCTTAAATCACTCCGTGGTGGGGGAAAGATTGTAATTGTGAATCTTCAGGTACTTCTTCTTTGTTCCAAATGGGTTCACTGCTTACTCAGACAAAGAAAAAAGTGCATTAAAAGCTCAATTACTTCCAACTAAAGCTCGAATGTTCTTGAGTGGTTGAGGCTTGCACATATAAACTCATCCTAATATTAGTACCTCaactttattaatatttaataataagtaGTTATTATCATTTTATCGACTCTGGGTCAAGTAGCAATTTCTTACCAGCGCTCCTAAAATTATCTAGTCCCACAGTACTGCTCCTGATAGCATTAGATGACAGATCAGTATGTATGCATTTATCTGAAGGTTTATACTGGCTGACGGTAGgataatttgataattttttactttaactTATGCACCGTGTAATTCCTTTGCTAAAATTCTAAAACCCTTAAtaaatctttttccttcttgttcAGAAGCCAGTTCCAGATATAAGTTAGTATAATGTGCAATATTGAATTGTTACTCTCTCTACTTTTTCCTTCTTGCCCGTTCAATATCTTTGAGATGGCATTTTACATATATGCTTAGCAATCTATACTCTAGTTGCCTAAAGTGTGTTTTCTTCAACTTCACAGAAAACTCCTAAGGACAAGAAAGCAAGTATAGTGATCCATGGGCGTGTAGATAAGGTATTGCAATTTGTGTCTTTTGAGAGCAGAGAGATTTTTCATGTTTGTTTCTCCCCTGTGGCTCTGAAATAGTGAAAATAGCATCAAGTGGCAttgtttgaaatttattttaccTGGCTGAGGTTCTTTTGCCCTCTTAAGTCTGTATATAGGATGTATGTCTTAGACTTCAGTCTTGGTAATAaaagtatattttatttaaagttgGGCAGGATCCGTACAATGTAAATGTATTTAGATATTAATTTCTCATTATCAGGCATATATTCTGGCTTGACTTGGTCTTCTgctatatataatttatttatttgaaatagaaCAGGTTGTTGCAGGTGTCATGGACTTGCTTAACCGGCAAATTCCACCATTTGTCAGGATTGATCTTTTCCAGGTCATTCTTACTCAAGCCTTGAGTATAGGTaactttatttggatttgtaatcgCTATTCTTAAGGATACATTCAGCGACATGAACATGTGTATTACATATGTGAAGCAGATCTATTATCTTTCTAATGGGACCATTTTTAGGCTAGTGTCTAACTATGACAAATTTAAGTGGCGGCGATGGGCCCAACCGTCTGCATATTTTACTGGATGAGTAGTTTGACCTTGGCTTCACTATTAGATTTGGCGGTGAAGCCGATCCCTGGCATTAGGGTGTCTTGCTTTTATGAGCCTGTGTTTTGTGGCTCATTTTCTAATGCATATCCCATCATGATGAAATCTGTCTCTTTCTCATTGCGTTTCTGTTTCAACAGATATAAGAACTTCATTTAAAGACTTTGAACCAGGACCTTTAGGCCTTTTTTGGTACGAGGAATGGGTATTTctttaggaaaatgaatagttctTACTGGAAATGGAGGAGGGTGGAATGGGTATTccttagtttggtaacaacacaTATGCTCTAATtggaattgaaccaaaattactaaaaaaactcacattatttatttttttaaaaaaaaactatacatttcaagggtttttttttttttggaaaacgtTGTCTATTCCTCTAGAATAGTTATTTTTCTTCGTAAGGAAATAATTATTCCcataggaatagctattcttaggAATAGGCccttaccaaataaaagaataattttaccattggaataaccattccattccaGAGGCTATTGGCAGCATTTTTCTTGtgcaatattatatatatatattgaattaacTTATGTATCCTGTTCTCTGTCAAATCAATTAACCCCGTGTGTGAGAAATGGTTGTGTTTCCTTATGTTATCCATAATTCTAGTTCCTAGACATTATTTTGAAGCACAAAAAGCAAGGAGTTACAGGACTGACTTCTAATTATTTGAGGATTTGGTCTTCTACTTTTCTTATATAGTCTGCCTTCTTGGACTACAGATAAAAAATATGTGAACTGGACCCTCCAAGTAGCAAGTATACATGGACACAGAGCTCTATTGCCATTCGTCAAATCTGTTGAGGTGATTTTTTATGTTTAGAAATTCATGCTGCTGTTCATTTCCCTTGAACAAGAATACCCGTAGTCTTTGTAAGTTTCTGTGGGAGTCCATATtttaacaacaaaaccaaggatGCAATGGCCTCCACAAGCCCATATTTATAGTTTATTTGAATACATACTGCAAGGTTGTTTGCTTGTCATTATTAACAAGAAATCTGTTTTAGTAATTTAATTGCTTTGATATTTTACAGCTTTGCCTCTCCATGGTAATCAAATAAACTGTAAAATTGAAAGGCAATGACCCTGGCTTTAAAAAATTGACTAAATCTCAAGAGAGGCCCACTTTTTTAAGGATTTTCCCTAGTGTAGCAATAGGGTGGTTATGATATCCCGTGTCACATGAGATATTTTAATTACCAAGTcattttgttcttatttagCCACATATTCCAACTGGGGTTAACCTTTCTACTGCATTGCATCCAGGTTTCTTTCTTGGACAAGCAGGATTATAAAGCAGCTATTTTACATGAGCAACCATTTCGGCTAAAAAGGTGTCCAATGCTTTCCCACGTTGTGTAGTACTTATTGTGCTGGGTTttgccaaaataaaaaagaaagaaaaatgcagATGAGTGCTATTATATCGATACTTGGC contains these protein-coding regions:
- the LOC133875482 gene encoding NAD-dependent protein deacetylase SRT1 isoform X1, producing MSLGYAEKLSFIEDVGNVGMTEHFDPPHVLQEKIERLAMMIKKSKHLVVFTGAGISTSCGIPDFRGPKGIWTLQREGKALPEASLPFHRAMPSLTHMALVELEKAGVLKFLISQNVDGLHLRSGIPREKLAELHGNSFMEACPSCGVEYLRDFEVETIGLKETSRRCSDVKCGAKLKDTVLDWEDALPPKEMDPAEKHCRMADVVLCLGTSLQITPACNLPLKSLRGGGKIVIVNLQKTPKDKKASIVIHGRVDKVVAGVMDLLNRQIPPFVRIDLFQVILTQALSIDKKYVNWTLQVASIHGHRALLPFVKSVEVSFLDKQDYKAAILHEQPFRLKRRTMRTKSFELVLRLNFGGGCGCQSVEINIPVDFKVSTDCFNLEKEAVLQKLSDTAIQDLCCGQNAVIERNTILTPKSEVTVYAIVTNIVQHSKTSKALADSLSNGNVKRRRESLNETGTSRKRSKGHTRKFRS
- the LOC133875482 gene encoding NAD-dependent protein deacetylase SRT1 isoform X2, which translates into the protein MPSLTHMALVELEKAGVLKFLISQNVDGLHLRSGIPREKLAELHGNSFMEACPSCGVEYLRDFEVETIGLKETSRRCSDVKCGAKLKDTVLDWEDALPPKEMDPAEKHCRMADVVLCLGTSLQITPACNLPLKSLRGGGKIVIVNLQKTPKDKKASIVIHGRVDKVVAGVMDLLNRQIPPFVRIDLFQVILTQALSIDKKYVNWTLQVASIHGHRALLPFVKSVEVSFLDKQDYKAAILHEQPFRLKRRTMRTKSFELVLRLNFGGGCGCQSVEINIPVDFKVSTDCFNLEKEAVLQKLSDTAIQDLCCGQNAVIERNTILTPKSEVTVYAIVTNIVQHSKTSKALADSLSNGNVKRRRESLNETGTSRKRSKGHTRKFRS